A stretch of Spirochaeta cellobiosiphila DSM 17781 DNA encodes these proteins:
- the spoVG gene encoding septation regulator SpoVG: MQITDIRIRRVTAEGKLKAYVTVTFDESFVVHNVKIIEGESGTFIAMPSRRTKSGEYKDVAHPINTDFRTLLQEAILSAYEKGEGEDSYEAVD, encoded by the coding sequence ATGCAGATCACTGACATCAGAATTCGAAGAGTTACGGCTGAAGGTAAGTTGAAAGCTTATGTAACAGTAACTTTTGATGAATCGTTTGTTGTTCACAACGTTAAAATTATTGAAGGTGAAAGTGGTACTTTCATTGCTATGCCTTCAAGAAGAACAAAAAGCGGAGAGTATAAGGATGTTGCCCATCCTATTAATACAGATTTCCGTACATTGCTTCAGGAAGCAATTCTTTCTGCTTATGAAAAAGGAGAGGGGGAGGATTCTTATGAAGCTGTCGACTGA
- a CDS encoding chemotaxis protein CheX → MNKLINKLLKQSLNNLFSEAGIDHKLRSFQLFTKPVYNLVCTIGVTGDHHGFLYLYLSVEDAKKLVIMFSEAFNVPVESGDGFTDFHKGTLGEIINQLSGQWCTLLSKHNIDCNISPPTIIKGSDVSINTSGNKAFKPIYIKGDFGTARIQVNLKN, encoded by the coding sequence ATGAACAAACTAATCAACAAATTGCTTAAACAGTCACTTAATAATTTATTCTCAGAAGCGGGAATTGACCACAAACTGCGGAGTTTTCAACTTTTTACAAAACCTGTATACAACCTTGTTTGTACCATAGGAGTGACTGGAGATCATCACGGCTTTTTATATCTATACCTATCAGTAGAGGATGCGAAAAAATTAGTTATCATGTTTTCTGAAGCTTTTAATGTGCCTGTGGAAAGCGGAGATGGCTTTACTGACTTTCATAAAGGTACTTTGGGCGAAATCATTAATCAGCTTTCGGGACAATGGTGTACCTTATTAAGCAAACACAACATTGATTGCAACATTTCTCCTCCAACCATCATCAAAGGTAGCGATGTAAGTATTAACACAAGTGGGAATAAAGCCTTTAAACCTATTTACATCAAAGGAGATTTTGGTACAGCACGAATTCAGGTTAATCTTAAAAACTAA